One Mangifera indica cultivar Alphonso chromosome 4, CATAS_Mindica_2.1, whole genome shotgun sequence genomic region harbors:
- the LOC123213165 gene encoding thaumatin-like protein 1, protein MALYLPALTLILLLATSRGVSAATFTFVNRCDYTIWPGILANAGSPRLDSTGFELPKDSSRSFLAPSGWSGRFWARTGCNFGGSGAGSCSTGDCGSGQVECNGLGAAPPATLAEFTLGSGGQDFYDVSLVDGYNVPMLVETSGGSGLCASTGCSTDLNQQCPAELRVGEGDACKSACEAFGSPEYCCSGAFNTPASCKPSVYSEMFKSACPKSYSYAYDDATSTFTCSEADYTVTFCPSSSPSQKSSSYATPTTGSTSEQQQGSGSGLEYSGNEYGSEYTPDSAAGTGSGGSNMLADGSYLAGLAMGDSPRTASLSALQFAVVAFTSLSLMCSCFFYS, encoded by the exons ATGGCTCTCTACCTCCCCGCTTTAACTCTCATTCTTCTTCTTGCTACTTCCAGAg GTGTTTCAGCTGCCACCTTCACATTTGTTAACAGATGCGACTACACTATATGGCCTGGCATTCTCGCTAATGCAGGTAGTCCTAGACTTGACAGCACCGGATTCGAGCTCCCTAAAGATTCTTCCCGCTCGTTTCTTGCTCCTTCAGGCTGGTCGGGCCGCTTCTGGGCCCGAACCGGCTGTAACTTCGGCGGATCCGGAGCCGGGTCCTGTTCCACCGGAGACTGTGGGTCCGGTCAAGTTGAGTGTAATGGACTTGGAGCCGCTCCTCCCGCCACTCTGGCGGAGTTCACTCTGGGGTCGGGTGGCCAGGACTTTTATGACGTCAGCCTCGTCGACGGGTACAACGTGCCCATGCTTGTGGAGACATCGGGTGGGTCGGGTCTATGCGCTTCGACGGGCTGCTCTACGGACCTGAACCAGCAATGTCCGGCGGAGTTGAGGGTCGGTGAGGGAGACGCCTGCAAGAGCGCGTGTGAGGCGTTTGGGAGTCCTGAGTATTGTTGCAGTGGCGCGTTTAATACACCCGCCAGCTGCAAACCGTCTGTGTACTCGGAGATGTTCAAGTCCGCTTGTCCAAAATCTTACAGCTACGCATACGATGATGCCACTAGCACGTTCACATGCAGCGAAGCTGATTATACGGTGACTTTTTGCCCGTCTTCTTCTCCTAG TCAGAAATCTTCAAGTTATGCAACACCAACTACAGGATCAACATCAGAGCAGCAACAAGGTTCAGGATCCGGGCTAGAGTATTCGGGTAATGAATATGGATCGGAGTATACTCCTGATTCCGCTGCTGGTACGGGATCCGGAGGAAGCAATATGTTGGCAGATGGGTCATATTTAGCTGGTTTGGCCATGGGAGATTCACCAAGAACAGCTTCACTTAGTGCTCTTCAATTTGCAGTTGTGGCCTTTACATCTCTTTCTCTAATGTGCTCATGTTTCTTCTACTCATAG
- the LOC123213187 gene encoding endo-1,4-beta-xylanase 5 isoform X2: MKLSSFSSKVLLFIILAGISSAASYEGPLYDFTAYTKCKEVPEKPLYNGGILKDEYLENLNSAANSATIAYSTPAFILHNLSEGTIYCFSVWIKIQGVYSTHIRASLKTENTTYNCIGTVLAKSGCWSFLKGGFTLDSPSNLSLLFFQNADCDGDIDIEIANASLQPFTEEQWRTNQQYIINTERKRAVTIHVSDEHGDRIEEAAINIEQVSRDFPFGSAIASTILGNPPYQKWFVERFNAAVFENELKWYATEPEQGKLNYTLADQMLEFVRANKIITRGHNIFWEDPKYTPAWVCNLTGDNLQLAVNSHIQSLMSRYREEFIHWDVSNEMLHFDFYEQNLGPNATLHFYETAHQADPLATLFMNEFNVVETCSDVNSTVDTYISRLEELRRCRVSMNGIGLESHFTIPNLPLMRAILDKLATLELPIWLTEVDISRTLDKQTQAIYLEQVLREGFSHPSVNGIILWTALHAKGCYQMCLTDNNLQNLPAGDVVDKLLKEWQTGEVNGHSDDHGSYNFYGFLGEYKVSVTYGNRTANSTFSLRRGDETKHVGIVL, encoded by the exons ATGaagctttcttctttctcttccaaGGTCTTGCTCTTTATTATTCTTGCAGGCATTTCATCGGCAGCTTCTTATG aGGGACCCTTGTACGATTTTACTGCTTACACTAAG TGTAAAGAGGTACCAGAGAAGCCACTTTATAATGGTGGAATTCTCAAAGATGAGTACCTGGAGAACTTGAATTCAGCTGCTAATTCTGCAACAATTGCTTATAGTACACCTGCTTTTATACTGCACAATCTCTCCGAGGGAACCATCTACTGTTTCTCTG TTTGGATCAAGATTCAAGGGGTTTATTCGACACACATTCGGGCGAGCCTCAAGACAGAAAATAcaacatataattgtattggAACAGTTTTGGCCAAGAGTGGATGCTGGTCATTTCTTAAAGGTGGATTCACTCTTGACTCTCCTTCTAACTTATCTCTACTATTCTTTCAG AATGCTGACTGTGACGGGGACATCGATATAGAAATTGCTAACGCTTCGTTGCAGCCTTTTACTGAAGAGCAATGGAGGACCAACCAGCAATACATAATTAACACT GAAAGAAAACGCGCCGTGACAATACATGTCTCTGATGAACATGGAGATAGAATAGAAGAAGCAGCAATCAATATAGAACAAGTCTCCAGGGATTTTCCATTTGGTTCTGCAATAGCAAGTACTATTCTTGGAAATCCACCCTATCAG AAATGGTTTGTTGAGCGATTCAATGCAGCAgtgtttgaaaatgaattaaagTGGTATGCAACAGAACCAGAACAGGGGAAGCTAAACTACACCTTAGCAGACCAGATGTTGGAATTTGTTAgagctaataaaattattaccaGAGGCCATAATATATTCTGGGAAGACCCTAAATATACACCAGCCTGGGTTTGCAATCTTACAGGTGACAATCTTCAATTAGCGGTCAACTCGCACATACAAAGCCTAATGAGCAGATATAGAGAAGAGTTCATACATTGGGATGTCAGTAATGAGATGCTTCATTTTGACTTCTATGAGCAAAACCTTGGCCCCAATGCAACCTTGCATTTCTATGAGACAGCACACCAAGCAGACCCTTTAGCAACCCTTTTCATGAATGAATTTAATGTAGTGGAGACTTGCAGTGATGTGAATTCAACAGTTGATACTTACATTTCAAGATTAGAGGAACTCAGACGCTGCAGGGTGTCAATGAATGGCATAGGCCTAGAGAGTCACTTTACCATACCAAACCTGCCTCTAATGAGAGCTATCCTAGACAAGCTGGCCACACTAGAACTTCCCATTTGGCTCACAGAAGTCGATATCAGTCGTACACTTGATAAGCAAACACAG GCTATTTATCTAGAACAAGTGTTGAGAGAAGGCTTTTCACATCCATCCGTAAATGGCATAATTCTTTGGACTGCACTGCATGCCAAAGGGTGTTACCAAATGTGCCTGACtgataataatttacaaaaccTCCCAGCTGGTGATGTGGTGGACAAGCTCTTGAAAGAATGGCAAACTGGGGAGGTAAATGGTCATTCAGATGACCATGGTTCATATAACTTTTATGGTTTCTTAGGTGAATACAAAGTGAGTGTTACTTATGGTAACAGAACTGCAAATTCTACTTTCTCACTCCGTAGAGGTGATGAAACTAAACATGTAGGCATtgtattgtaa
- the LOC123213187 gene encoding endo-1,4-beta-xylanase 5 isoform X1: MKLSSFSSKSRWGFVMCSLIYRRFFFSPEGPLYDFTAYTKCKEVPEKPLYNGGILKDEYLENLNSAANSATIAYSTPAFILHNLSEGTIYCFSVWIKIQGVYSTHIRASLKTENTTYNCIGTVLAKSGCWSFLKGGFTLDSPSNLSLLFFQNADCDGDIDIEIANASLQPFTEEQWRTNQQYIINTERKRAVTIHVSDEHGDRIEEAAINIEQVSRDFPFGSAIASTILGNPPYQKWFVERFNAAVFENELKWYATEPEQGKLNYTLADQMLEFVRANKIITRGHNIFWEDPKYTPAWVCNLTGDNLQLAVNSHIQSLMSRYREEFIHWDVSNEMLHFDFYEQNLGPNATLHFYETAHQADPLATLFMNEFNVVETCSDVNSTVDTYISRLEELRRCRVSMNGIGLESHFTIPNLPLMRAILDKLATLELPIWLTEVDISRTLDKQTQAIYLEQVLREGFSHPSVNGIILWTALHAKGCYQMCLTDNNLQNLPAGDVVDKLLKEWQTGEVNGHSDDHGSYNFYGFLGEYKVSVTYGNRTANSTFSLRRGDETKHVGIVL; this comes from the exons ATGaagctttcttctttctcttccaaG aGTAGGTGGGGCTTTGTTATGTGTAGTTTAATTTATAGacggttttttttttccccagaGGGACCCTTGTACGATTTTACTGCTTACACTAAG TGTAAAGAGGTACCAGAGAAGCCACTTTATAATGGTGGAATTCTCAAAGATGAGTACCTGGAGAACTTGAATTCAGCTGCTAATTCTGCAACAATTGCTTATAGTACACCTGCTTTTATACTGCACAATCTCTCCGAGGGAACCATCTACTGTTTCTCTG TTTGGATCAAGATTCAAGGGGTTTATTCGACACACATTCGGGCGAGCCTCAAGACAGAAAATAcaacatataattgtattggAACAGTTTTGGCCAAGAGTGGATGCTGGTCATTTCTTAAAGGTGGATTCACTCTTGACTCTCCTTCTAACTTATCTCTACTATTCTTTCAG AATGCTGACTGTGACGGGGACATCGATATAGAAATTGCTAACGCTTCGTTGCAGCCTTTTACTGAAGAGCAATGGAGGACCAACCAGCAATACATAATTAACACT GAAAGAAAACGCGCCGTGACAATACATGTCTCTGATGAACATGGAGATAGAATAGAAGAAGCAGCAATCAATATAGAACAAGTCTCCAGGGATTTTCCATTTGGTTCTGCAATAGCAAGTACTATTCTTGGAAATCCACCCTATCAG AAATGGTTTGTTGAGCGATTCAATGCAGCAgtgtttgaaaatgaattaaagTGGTATGCAACAGAACCAGAACAGGGGAAGCTAAACTACACCTTAGCAGACCAGATGTTGGAATTTGTTAgagctaataaaattattaccaGAGGCCATAATATATTCTGGGAAGACCCTAAATATACACCAGCCTGGGTTTGCAATCTTACAGGTGACAATCTTCAATTAGCGGTCAACTCGCACATACAAAGCCTAATGAGCAGATATAGAGAAGAGTTCATACATTGGGATGTCAGTAATGAGATGCTTCATTTTGACTTCTATGAGCAAAACCTTGGCCCCAATGCAACCTTGCATTTCTATGAGACAGCACACCAAGCAGACCCTTTAGCAACCCTTTTCATGAATGAATTTAATGTAGTGGAGACTTGCAGTGATGTGAATTCAACAGTTGATACTTACATTTCAAGATTAGAGGAACTCAGACGCTGCAGGGTGTCAATGAATGGCATAGGCCTAGAGAGTCACTTTACCATACCAAACCTGCCTCTAATGAGAGCTATCCTAGACAAGCTGGCCACACTAGAACTTCCCATTTGGCTCACAGAAGTCGATATCAGTCGTACACTTGATAAGCAAACACAG GCTATTTATCTAGAACAAGTGTTGAGAGAAGGCTTTTCACATCCATCCGTAAATGGCATAATTCTTTGGACTGCACTGCATGCCAAAGGGTGTTACCAAATGTGCCTGACtgataataatttacaaaaccTCCCAGCTGGTGATGTGGTGGACAAGCTCTTGAAAGAATGGCAAACTGGGGAGGTAAATGGTCATTCAGATGACCATGGTTCATATAACTTTTATGGTTTCTTAGGTGAATACAAAGTGAGTGTTACTTATGGTAACAGAACTGCAAATTCTACTTTCTCACTCCGTAGAGGTGATGAAACTAAACATGTAGGCATtgtattgtaa
- the LOC123213302 gene encoding protein NUCLEAR FUSION DEFECTIVE 4-like, producing MRFEASYTATAGKWLAFVTAVWVQAISGNNYTFSNYSDALKTLMNLTQLQLNNLSVAKDAGKAFGILAGLASDRIPTPVILLIGSIEGLVGYGAQWLVVSEKIKPLSYWQMCIFLCMGGNSTTWMNTAVLVTCIRNFRRNRGPVSGILKGYVGLSTAIFTDLCTALFNNNSSSFLIMLATVPFAVCLIAVLFLRETPPATTAAEEEEETKYFNIFNILAVVVALYLLGYDFFPIKNKAFSLTFSTVLIVLLASPLAIPVYSFVKSWNSNRLKAEPDVEEQIVEPLLVRQDFPAEDKEEEAAVEWAVVEAQVKQKPVLGEEHTVFEAVKTFDFWILFVSFLCGVGTGLAVMNNMGQIGLALGYTDVSIFVSLTSIWGFFGRIISGTVSEYLIRKAGIQRPLWNAASQIVMAVGYILMALAVPGCLYIGSIVVGVCYGVRLAISVPIASELFGLKYYGLMYNILVLNLPLGSFLFSGLLAGYLYDAQATPTPGGGNTCVGAHCYRLVFIIMSIACLLGFGLDIILSVRTRNIYTKIYRSRKSKKLMSESGNQ from the exons ATGAGGTTTGAAGCTTCGTACACCGCAACCGCAGGCAAATGGCTGGCCTTTGTGACCGCCGTTTGGGTCCAAGCGATCTCCGGCAACAACTACACTTTCTCAAACTACTCAGACGCTCTCAAAACCCTAATGAACCTCACGCAACTCCAACTCAACAACTTGTCTGTCGCTAAAGACGCTGGAAAAGCCTTTGGTATCCTCGCCGGCCTAGCTTCCGACCGAATCCCGACTCCTGTTATTCTTCTCATCGGTTCCATCGAAGGCCTGGTTGGTTACGGTGCCCAATGGCTTGTCGTCAGTGAAAAAATCAAACCTCTGTCTTACTGGCAGATGTGTATTTTCCTCTGCATGGGAGGCAACAGTACCACGTGGATGAACACAGCCGTTCTCGTCACTTGTATAAGGAATTTCAGGCGGAACCGCGGACCCGTTTCTGGTATTTTAAAAGGTTATGTGGGCCTTAGTACGGCGATTTTTACCGACCTTTGTACTGCactttttaacaataattcCTCCTCGTTTCTCATCATGCTCGCGACTGTCCCGTTCGCCGTTTGTCTCATTGCAGTTCTTTTCCTCCGCGAGACTCCCCCGGCTACTACCGCGGCGGAGGAGGAGGAAGAAACCAAGTACTTCaacattttcaacattttagcCGTTGTTGTTGCGCTTTATTTACTCGGTTACGATTTTTTCCCGATTAAGAATAAAGCTTTTTCGTTGACTTTCTCAACTGTTTTAATAGTTCTGCTAGCATCTCCGTTAGCTATCCCGGTTTACTCTTTCGTAAAGAGCTGGAATTCGAACCGGTTGAAAGCCGAACCGGACGTGGAAGAACAGATCGTCGAGCCGTTATTAGTGAGGCAGGATTTCCCTGCGGAGGATAAGGAGGAGGAAGCGGCGGTGGAGTGGGCGGTCGTCGAGGCGCAGGTTAAGCAAAAGCCGGTTTTAGGGGAGGAGCACACTGTATTTGAGGCGGTGAAAACATTCGATTTTTGGATCCTCTTCGTGTCGTTTTTGTGTGGAGTAGGGACAGGCTTGGCGGTGATGAACAACATGGGGCAGATTGGTTTGGCTCTTGGATACACCGACGTTTCGATCTTTGTTTCCTTGACCAGTATTTGGGGATTTTTTGGGCGGATTATTTCAGGCACCGTTTCAGAGTACCTTATTAG GAAAGCTGGAATTCAGAGACCTCTTTGGAATGCAGCTTCTCAGATTGTAATGGCAGTTGGTTACATTCTGATGGCATTAGCAGTGCCTGGTTGTCTGTACATTGGATCCATTGTGGTTGGGGTATGCTATGGTGTCCGACTAGCTATCTCAGTCCCCATTGCCTCTGAACTATTTGGTCTCAAATATTATGGTCTAATGTACAACATTTTAGTACTCAACCTCCCCCTCGGTTCCTTCCTCTTCTCTGGCCTGCTTGCCGGATATCTATACGACGCACAAGCTACACCAACACCAGGAGGTGGTAACACTTGTGTCGGAGCCCATTGTTACAGGCTTGTGTTCATCATCATGTCAATAGCATGCCTTCTTGGATTTGGTTTGGACATAATACTTTCAGTAAGAACCCGGAACATCTATACCAAGATTTACCGGAGCAGGAAGTCAAAGAAACTGATGTCAGAATCTGGTAATCAATGA
- the LOC123215066 gene encoding peptidyl-prolyl cis-trans isomerase CYP21-1-like, whose amino-acid sequence MRREISLMVQPRSLLVLILIFIFLVYAFTIHTKPEENKVEEVYEITHRVYLDVDIDEQRLGRIVIGLYGQVVPKTVENFRALCTGEKGKGASGKRLHYKGTPFHRIISGFVIQGGDIVHGDGKGSESIYGGTFPDENFKIKHSHPGVVSMVNSGPDSNGSQFFITTVKAGWLDGEHVVFGKVVQGMDTLYAIEGGAGTYSGKPRKKVTIADSGEIPKSKWDEE is encoded by the exons ATGCGGAGAGAGATCTCGCTTATGGTTCAGCCACGAAGTCTTCTTGTTTTGATTCTCATCTTTATTTTCCTCGTTTACGCCTTTACTATACATACCAAACCG GAGGAAAATAAGGTGGAAGAGGTGTATGAAATTACGCACAGAGTGTACTTGGATGTTGATATTGATGAACAGCGTTTAG GTAGGATCGTTATTGGATTGTATGGACAGGTTGTTCCTAAAACTGTTG AAAATTTCAGGGCATTATGCACAG GGGAAAAAGGGAAGGGGGCTAGTGGGAAACGTCTTCACTACAAGGGAACACCATTTCATCGTATCATATCCGGGTTTGTTATTCAAGGTGGAGATATTGTTCATGGTGATGGAAAGGGAAGTGAGTCTATCTATGGTGGCACCTTTCCTGATGAGAATTTTAAGATTAAGCACTCACATCCAG GTGTTGTTTCCATGGTGAATTCAGGACCTGATTCCAATGGTTCACAATTCTTCATCACCACAGTCAAGGCCGGTTG GTTGGACGGGGAACATGTTGTATTTGGCAAGGTTGTTCAAGGCATGGACACCTTGTATGCAATTGAAGGCGGAGCCGGAACCTACAGTGGAAAGCCTAGAAAAAAGGTCACAATTGCCGACTCTGGAGAGATACCCAAGAGCAAGTGGGATGAGGAATGA
- the LOC123213564 gene encoding CTL-like protein DDB_G0288717 gives MTSMGTTEEDPNKPLSLYEPSSPSQPLLSKSSIEEPSSVASQPDPSEPDPTQFLQISYNYGPRPFKDLLFLILFAIFVIATFAWGIFSLCNKNSSFTSVSSYVYNSTSGSCVKESASVYSNWGSVNFALLSSSSSYFEDLTWTLVLTLILSVPISFFLLLLLKHYTKQIVYVSLPFFVIVPIFINVYWFVACTVSSSCSDAFPLVYRILVLVFLFLIIGVIVWIFVANWARIELTIQIIGVASDALSQNLGLFVALPLLTLGLIIYYAPIIVFLVFARFNGKIVAKESNGEYECVWKQDSWVPAYFAVAILTMLWSLSAMVEAQAYVISGTIAQWYFSKEDSKPRRSIRTSLRNAFGPSSGTVCLSGLLICAVRVVRAAVDGARQEDVPGFVNLILRCCVNGLLSAVDFLNKFTITFAAITGEAYCTSARMTYELLKRNLLSAVFVETVSTRLLAGIVFVVSAIYTIAACAILKGASKLGAEAYFVGFLAWVLLIVVLGFFVHVLDNVVETVYICYAIDRDRGEVFKPEVHEVYVHLPVSRNQRITFAPTTGV, from the exons ATGACTTCAATGGGCACTACTGAAGAAGACCCTAACAAGCCCCTATCCCTTTACGAACCTTCTTCGCCATCTCAGCCTCTTCTTTCTAAATCCTCGATTGAAGAACCCTCTTCAGTCGCCTCCCAGCCCGATCCCTCGGAACCCGACCCTACCCAGTTCCTTCAGATCTCTTATAATTATGGTCCCAGACCTTTCAAAGACCTCCTTTTTCTCATCCTTTTCGCTATTTTTGTTATCGCAACTTTTGCCTGGGGTATATTCTCACtttgtaataaaaattctagCTTTACCAGTGTCTCTTCTTATGTTTATAATTCAACTTCAGGTTCCTGTGTTAAAGAGTCAGCTTCAGTTTATAGCAACTGGGGTTCTGTCAATTTTGCCTTATTATCATCGAGTTCTAGTTATTTCGAAGATTTGACATGGACCCTTGTTTTGACTTTAATTTTAAGCGTGcccatttctttttttctccttttgctTCTCAAACATTATACCAAACAGATTGTGTACGTTTCGCTTCCGTTCTTTGTTATTGTGCCCATTTTTATAAATGTGTATTGGTTTGTTGCCTGTACTGTTAGTTCCTCCTGTAGTGATGCATTCCCTTTGGTGTATAGAATTTTAGTGCTTGTGTTTTTGTTCTTGATAATTGGAGTTATTGTTTGGATATTTGTCGCTAATTGGGCTAGAATTGAGTTAACTATTCAGATCATTGGCGTTGCTTCTGATGCTTTGTCTCAGAATTTGGGCTTGTTTGTGGCCTTACCGTTGTTGACTCTAGGATTGATTATCTATTATGCTCCGATTATTGTGTTCTTGGTGTTTGCAAGATTTAATGGGAAAATTGTGGCCAAAGAATCAAACGGAGAGTATGAATGTGTGTGGAAACAAGATAGTTGGGTGCCTGCCTACTTTGCAGTGGCAATCCTTACCATGTTGTGGTCTTTGAGTGCAATGGTGGAAGCACAAGCTTATGTGATAAGTGGGACTATTGCACAATGGTATTTCTCGAAGGAGGATTCAAAACCTAGGCGAAGTATAAGAACTTCTTTGAG GAATGCGTTTGGTCCCTCCTCTGGCACTGTTTGCCTATCTGGACTACTAATATGTGCAGTACGTGTAGTCCGTGCTGCTGTTGATGGTGCAAGACAAGAAGATGTTCCTGGATTTGTGAACCTTATTCTGCGATGCTGTGTAAATGGCTTACTGTCAGCTGTAGATTTTCTCAACAAGTTCACCATCACCTTTGCAGCAATAACGGGTGAAGCTTACTGCACATCAGCTAGAATGACTTATGAACTTCTAAAGCGCAACCTTCTCTCCGCTGTTTTTGTGGAGACTGTCTCCACTCGATTGTTAGCTGGGATTGTATTTGTTGTTTCAGCAATATATACAATAGCG GCCTGTGCTATCTTAAAGGGTGCAAGCAAGCTTGGTGCTGAAGCTTACTTTGTGGGATTTCTTGCATGGGTGTTGCTAATTGTGGTGTTGGGTTTCTTTGTCCATGTCTTGGATAATGTTGTTGAGACAGTTTACATCTGCTATGCAATAGACAGAGACAGGGGAGAGGTCTTCAAACCAGAGGTGCACGAGGTTTACGTCCATTTACCTGTCAGTAGGAACCAGAGAATCACTTTTGCACCGACAACTGGTGTATAA